A region from the Streptomyces sp. 3214.6 genome encodes:
- the glgB gene encoding 1,4-alpha-glucan branching enzyme, with protein MALRDISPPESAGPRPRTAPALDAGDRGRLLSGAHHDPHGLLGAHPVPGGILFRVLRPFADAVSVVIDGDPTPLVSEGDGLFAVVLPLDAIPAYTLLVSYEGVEQKVDDPYRFLPALGDLDLHLIREGRHEALWKALGAEPMAHQGVIGTRFTVWAPNAQGVRVAGDFCCWDGTAFPMRSLGSSGVWELFLPGIGEGARYKFEITSRHGHRFLKADPMARCAEVPPDTASIVHASHYEWADQEWMAHRGDVPVHVAPFSVYEVHLPSWRPGLTFRQLAEELPPYVSDLGFTHVEFMPVAQHPFAGSWGYQVTGFYAPASRLGTPDDFKFLVDALHRAGIGVIVDWVPAHFPKDDWALARFDGDPLYEPGDSRRAEHPDWGTFEFDFGRIEVRNFLVANATYWCEEFHVDGLRVDAVASMLYLDYSRDSGQWSPNVFGGREDLAAMAFLQEMNATVYRRNPGVVTIAEESTAWDGVTRPTDSGGLGFGLKWNMGWMHDSLQYIAKEPVHRKYHHNEMTFSMVYAYSENYVLPISHDEVVHGKQALVSKMPGDWWQRRANHRAYLGFMWAHPGKQLLFMGQEFAQGAEWSQEHGPEWWLLEPGYASAGDHRGVRDLVRDLNAVYRATPALWERDTDPAGFRWVVGDAADDNVFAFLRHDAQGAPLLAVSNFSPVVRHDYPLAVPGDVPAWRELLNTDAERYGGSGVVGPAPVAPERGELRLTLPPLATVWLTPSSV; from the coding sequence GTGGCCCTGCGTGACATCTCTCCGCCCGAGTCGGCCGGCCCCCGCCCGCGCACGGCGCCCGCGCTCGACGCCGGCGACCGTGGGCGGCTGCTCTCGGGCGCCCACCACGATCCGCACGGCTTGCTGGGCGCGCACCCGGTGCCGGGCGGGATCCTCTTCCGGGTGCTGCGGCCCTTCGCGGACGCCGTGAGCGTCGTGATCGACGGCGACCCCACCCCGCTGGTCTCCGAGGGCGACGGTCTGTTCGCCGTCGTTCTGCCGCTCGATGCGATCCCCGCGTACACGCTGCTGGTGTCGTACGAGGGCGTCGAGCAGAAGGTGGACGACCCCTACCGCTTCCTGCCGGCTCTCGGCGATCTCGATCTGCATCTCATCCGTGAGGGGCGGCACGAGGCGTTGTGGAAGGCGCTCGGCGCGGAGCCGATGGCCCACCAGGGGGTGATCGGCACCCGGTTCACGGTGTGGGCGCCGAACGCCCAGGGCGTGCGGGTCGCCGGCGACTTCTGCTGCTGGGACGGGACCGCGTTCCCGATGCGGTCCCTGGGTTCGTCCGGCGTGTGGGAGCTCTTCCTGCCCGGGATCGGCGAGGGCGCCCGGTACAAGTTCGAAATCACCTCCCGCCACGGCCACCGCTTCCTCAAGGCCGATCCGATGGCCCGGTGCGCGGAGGTGCCGCCGGACACCGCGTCGATCGTGCACGCCTCGCACTACGAGTGGGCGGACCAGGAGTGGATGGCGCACCGGGGCGACGTGCCCGTGCATGTGGCTCCGTTCTCCGTGTACGAGGTCCATCTCCCCTCCTGGCGGCCAGGGCTGACGTTTCGTCAGCTGGCCGAGGAGCTGCCGCCGTATGTCAGCGACCTCGGCTTCACCCATGTGGAGTTCATGCCGGTCGCCCAGCATCCGTTCGCGGGTTCCTGGGGATACCAGGTCACCGGTTTCTACGCGCCGGCCTCGCGGCTCGGCACGCCGGACGACTTCAAGTTCCTGGTGGACGCCCTGCACCGGGCCGGAATCGGCGTGATCGTGGACTGGGTGCCGGCGCACTTCCCCAAGGACGACTGGGCGTTGGCGCGGTTCGACGGGGACCCGCTCTACGAGCCCGGGGACTCGCGGCGGGCCGAGCATCCGGACTGGGGGACGTTCGAGTTCGACTTCGGGCGCATCGAGGTGCGCAACTTCCTGGTGGCGAACGCCACTTACTGGTGCGAGGAGTTCCATGTCGACGGGCTGCGGGTGGACGCCGTCGCCTCGATGCTCTATCTCGACTACTCACGGGACTCCGGGCAGTGGTCGCCGAACGTGTTCGGCGGCCGCGAGGACCTGGCCGCGATGGCGTTCCTGCAGGAGATGAACGCGACGGTGTACCGGCGCAATCCGGGGGTCGTGACGATCGCCGAGGAGTCCACCGCCTGGGACGGGGTGACCAGGCCGACCGACAGCGGCGGTCTGGGGTTCGGGCTGAAATGGAACATGGGCTGGATGCACGACTCGCTGCAGTACATCGCCAAGGAGCCGGTGCACCGCAAGTACCACCACAACGAGATGACCTTCTCGATGGTGTACGCCTACAGCGAGAACTACGTCCTGCCGATCTCGCACGACGAGGTCGTCCACGGCAAGCAGGCTCTGGTGTCGAAGATGCCCGGCGACTGGTGGCAGCGGCGGGCCAACCACCGCGCCTACCTGGGCTTCATGTGGGCCCATCCGGGCAAGCAACTGCTCTTCATGGGGCAGGAGTTCGCCCAGGGCGCGGAGTGGTCGCAGGAGCACGGCCCCGAGTGGTGGCTGCTGGAACCGGGGTACGCGTCCGCGGGCGACCACCGGGGGGTGCGGGACCTGGTGCGTGATCTCAACGCGGTCTACCGGGCCACGCCCGCCCTGTGGGAGCGCGACACCGACCCGGCCGGGTTCCGGTGGGTGGTCGGCGACGCCGCGGACGACAACGTGTTCGCGTTCCTGCGCCACGACGCCCAGGGCGCGCCGCTCCTCGCCGTCAGCAACTTCTCCCCCGTCGTGCGCCACGACTACCCGCTCGCCGTCCCCGGCGACGTCCCGGCCTGGCGGGAGCTGCTGAACACCGATGCCGAGCGCTACGGCGGCAGCGGTGTCGTCGGCCCCGCCCCGGTCGCACCCGAGCGGGGGGAGCTCCGGCTGACGCTGCCACCCCTGGCCACGGTGTGGCTGACCCCTTCGTCCGTGTGA